The following are from one region of the Klebsiella aerogenes genome:
- a CDS encoding AraC family transcriptional regulator, translating into MLKLSMSLPIKVQNGGLFISRGVGSHPARRLQSWEIIFVEKGTLTIREDEAMFCVRAGESLLLWPERLHVGVEQFPADLKFYWLHFEMAPEALISSFPQKIVLPQHTRVAEPQYIISLFRQFLHEQENIHRSVALELILLLILQQISAAAGEQPADSPGNALAWKAQQIIHTQYHLPLSAAILAKELHCNADYLGRVYRHAFHLTLTDALHRQRVRAAEKLLISDSLSLTEVALQCGFNDVGYFRKIFRKHTSLTPAAWKRRYCKEHINSA; encoded by the coding sequence ATGCTTAAATTGTCCATGTCATTGCCAATTAAAGTCCAAAATGGAGGGCTGTTTATCTCTCGCGGCGTCGGCAGTCATCCGGCGCGGAGGTTACAGTCCTGGGAAATTATTTTTGTTGAAAAGGGGACGTTAACGATTCGTGAGGATGAGGCGATGTTTTGCGTGCGTGCCGGAGAAAGTTTATTACTTTGGCCGGAACGTTTACATGTTGGCGTGGAACAATTTCCGGCGGATCTTAAATTCTACTGGCTGCATTTCGAAATGGCGCCCGAAGCGTTGATTTCATCATTCCCACAAAAAATTGTGCTGCCGCAGCATACCCGAGTGGCTGAACCGCAATATATTATTTCGCTATTCCGCCAATTTCTGCATGAACAGGAAAATATTCATCGCAGCGTGGCGCTGGAATTAATTTTGCTGCTGATTTTGCAGCAAATATCCGCCGCCGCAGGAGAGCAGCCAGCCGATAGCCCCGGTAATGCGCTGGCGTGGAAAGCGCAGCAGATTATCCATACGCAGTATCATTTACCGCTTTCCGCGGCGATTCTTGCGAAAGAACTGCACTGCAACGCGGACTACCTTGGGCGGGTTTATCGTCATGCGTTTCATTTGACGCTAACTGATGCTCTGCATCGCCAGCGGGTGCGGGCGGCGGAAAAACTGCTGATCAGCGATTCATTGTCGCTTACCGAAGTGGCGCTGCAGTGTGGTTTTAATGATGTTGGCTATTTTCGTAAAATCTTCCGTAAACATACCAGCCTGACGCCCGCAGCCTGGAAACGGCGTTATTGCAAGGAGCATATTAATTCGGCATAG
- the araD gene encoding L-ribulose-5-phosphate 4-epimerase yields MLEQLKSEVLAANLALPAHQLVTFTWGNVSAVDETRKLMVIKPSGIEYDVMRAEDMVVVDIASGHIVEGDKKPSSDTPTHLALYRRYPQIGGIVHTHSRHATIWSQAGLDLPAWGTTHADYFYGAIPCTRLMTVDEINGEYEYQTGEVIIKTFETRDLDPMQIPAVLVHSHGPFAWGKNAADAVHNAVVLEECAYMGLFSRQLAPQLPDMQPELLDKHYLRKHGAHAYYGQR; encoded by the coding sequence ATGTTAGAACAATTGAAGTCCGAAGTATTAGCCGCCAACCTCGCGCTGCCAGCGCACCAGTTGGTGACGTTCACCTGGGGCAACGTGAGCGCCGTTGATGAAACGCGAAAGCTGATGGTCATCAAGCCATCCGGGATCGAGTACGACGTGATGCGCGCCGAAGACATGGTGGTTGTCGATATCGCCAGCGGTCATATCGTTGAAGGCGATAAAAAGCCCTCTTCCGATACGCCAACGCATCTTGCGCTGTACCGCCGCTACCCGCAAATCGGTGGTATTGTCCACACCCATTCGCGCCATGCGACGATCTGGTCGCAGGCGGGGTTGGATCTGCCAGCCTGGGGCACGACGCATGCTGATTATTTTTATGGCGCGATCCCCTGCACCCGCCTGATGACCGTTGATGAGATTAACGGTGAATATGAGTATCAAACCGGCGAGGTCATCATTAAAACCTTCGAAACTCGCGATCTCGATCCCATGCAGATCCCAGCGGTGTTAGTGCATTCACACGGCCCATTCGCATGGGGCAAAAATGCCGCCGATGCTGTACACAATGCCGTCGTCCTCGAAGAATGCGCCTATATGGGGCTATTCTCGCGCCAGCTTGCGCCGCAACTGCCGGATATGCAACCTGAACTGCTCGATAAACACTATCTGCGTAAACACGGCGCTCATGCCTATTACGGGCAACGCTAA
- a CDS encoding L-ribulose-5-phosphate 3-epimerase, with translation MRKHPLGIYEKALAKNLSWPERLVLAKSCGFDFVEMSVDETDERLSRLDWSATQRASLVAAMLETGVAIPSMCLSAHRRFPFGSRDEPTRQRARDIMTKAIQLARDLGIRTIQLAGYDVYYEEHDDGTQQRFAEGLAWAVEQAAAAQVMLAVEIMDTAFMNSISKWKKWDDMLASPWFSVYPDVGNLSAWGNDVAAELKLGIDRIAAIHLKDTLPVTPQSPGQFRDVPFGEGCVDFVGIFKTLHELNYRGSFLIEMWTEKAKEPVMDIIQARHWIEARMQEGGFTC, from the coding sequence ATGCGTAAGCACCCATTAGGTATCTATGAGAAAGCGCTGGCAAAGAACCTCAGTTGGCCGGAACGCCTGGTGCTGGCGAAAAGCTGCGGCTTTGATTTCGTCGAAATGTCGGTAGATGAAACCGACGAACGCCTGTCGCGCCTGGACTGGAGCGCAACCCAGCGCGCCTCGCTGGTCGCGGCCATGCTGGAAACCGGCGTGGCCATTCCATCAATGTGCTTGTCTGCCCACCGTCGTTTCCCTTTTGGCAGTCGCGATGAGCCAACCCGCCAGCGGGCGCGCGACATTATGACCAAAGCCATTCAGCTGGCCCGCGATTTGGGGATCCGCACCATTCAGTTAGCAGGGTATGACGTTTATTACGAAGAACACGACGACGGCACGCAGCAGCGCTTTGCCGAGGGGCTGGCATGGGCGGTCGAACAGGCCGCGGCGGCGCAGGTCATGCTGGCGGTAGAAATCATGGATACCGCATTTATGAACTCCATCAGCAAATGGAAAAAGTGGGACGACATGCTCGCTTCGCCCTGGTTCAGCGTCTACCCGGATGTCGGCAATCTCAGCGCCTGGGGCAACGACGTCGCCGCCGAGCTGAAACTGGGCATCGACCGCATTGCCGCGATCCATCTGAAAGACACGCTGCCCGTGACCCCACAATCACCAGGCCAGTTCCGCGATGTCCCTTTCGGTGAAGGTTGTGTCGATTTCGTCGGCATCTTCAAAACGCTGCATGAGCTGAACTATCGCGGTTCGTTCTTAATTGAAATGTGGACAGAAAAAGCCAAAGAACCGGTTATGGACATTATTCAGGCACGCCACTGGATAGAAGCGCGGATGCAGGAAGGAGGTTTCACATGTTAG
- the ulaD gene encoding 3-keto-L-gulonate-6-phosphate decarboxylase UlaD: MSRPLLQLALDHTGLEAAQRDVALLRHHVDIVEAGTILCLTEGLSVVKALRAQCPDKIIVADWKVADAGETLAQQAFAAGANWMTIICAAPLATVEKGHAVAQSCGGDIQIELFGNWTLNDARDWYRIGVRQAIYHRGRDAQASGQQWGAADLARMKALSDIGLQLSITGGITPADLALFSDIHVKAFIAGRALAGAAQPAQVAADFHAQIDAIWGEQHA; encoded by the coding sequence ATGAGCCGACCACTACTGCAACTGGCGCTCGACCATACCGGCCTTGAAGCCGCCCAGCGCGATGTCGCCCTGTTGCGCCATCACGTTGATATCGTGGAGGCAGGCACCATTCTGTGCCTTACCGAAGGCCTGAGCGTAGTGAAAGCCCTACGCGCCCAGTGTCCGGATAAAATTATCGTCGCCGACTGGAAAGTCGCCGATGCTGGAGAAACCCTCGCTCAGCAAGCCTTTGCCGCAGGCGCAAACTGGATGACTATCATCTGCGCCGCGCCGCTGGCCACCGTTGAAAAAGGCCATGCCGTTGCGCAATCCTGCGGCGGCGATATTCAGATCGAGCTCTTCGGTAACTGGACGCTGAATGACGCGCGCGACTGGTACCGTATCGGCGTTCGTCAGGCGATTTATCATCGCGGCCGCGATGCGCAGGCCAGCGGCCAACAGTGGGGCGCTGCGGATCTGGCGCGAATGAAAGCGCTGTCGGACATCGGTCTGCAGCTATCGATTACCGGCGGCATCACGCCGGCCGATTTAGCGCTGTTTAGCGATATTCACGTCAAAGCATTCATCGCCGGACGCGCGCTGGCAGGCGCAGCGCAGCCTGCGCAGGTTGCTGCCGATTTTCACGCCCAAATAGACGCCATCTGGGGAGAACAGCATGCGTAA
- a CDS encoding carbohydrate kinase, giving the protein MSEKETFWLGIDCGGTYLKAGLYNHQGEERRVERCPLRTLSTQPGYAERDMDRLWQCCHETIATLLKAAGVNGKQIKGIAISAQGKGLFLLDKQDHPLGHAMLSSDRRALDIVQRWQQDGIPERLYPLTRQTLWTGHPASLLCWLKENEPQRYAQIGCVMMAHDYLRWRLTGVKGCEESNISESNLYNMTSGQFDPRLTQWLGISEIDEALPPIVGSAEICGEITAQAAAITGLVAGTPVVGGLFDVVSTALCAGLNDESVLNAVMGTWAVTSGITHGLRQHEAHPYVYGRFVNDGEYIVHEASPTSSGNLEWFTAQWGETSFTEINQAVASLPKAGSELFFLPFLYGSNAGLEMTCGFYGMQAMHTRAHLLQAVYEGVIFSHMTHLNRMRERFTAVQTLRVTGGPAHSDVWMQMLADVSGLRVELPQIEETGCFGAALAARVGTGVYRNFSEALRTLQHPVRTLLPDMAAHRLYQRKYRQYQELITALQGYHARIKEYA; this is encoded by the coding sequence ATGAGTGAAAAAGAGACCTTCTGGTTGGGTATCGATTGTGGCGGTACTTATCTAAAAGCCGGTTTATATAACCACCAGGGCGAAGAGCGCCGCGTCGAACGCTGTCCTTTACGCACCCTTAGCACGCAACCGGGGTACGCCGAACGGGACATGGATCGGCTCTGGCAGTGCTGCCATGAAACGATTGCCACATTACTCAAAGCCGCTGGCGTCAACGGTAAGCAAATCAAAGGCATCGCCATCTCTGCTCAGGGGAAGGGGCTGTTTCTGCTCGATAAACAGGACCATCCCTTGGGTCACGCCATGCTCTCTTCTGACCGCCGGGCGTTAGACATCGTCCAGCGCTGGCAACAGGATGGGATCCCCGAACGGCTTTATCCTCTCACCCGCCAGACGCTGTGGACCGGGCACCCCGCTTCCCTGCTGTGTTGGCTGAAAGAGAATGAACCGCAACGCTATGCGCAAATCGGCTGCGTGATGATGGCCCACGATTATCTACGCTGGCGTTTAACCGGCGTAAAAGGCTGCGAAGAGAGCAACATTTCCGAGTCCAATCTCTACAACATGACCAGCGGGCAATTTGACCCGCGTCTGACGCAGTGGCTGGGCATTAGCGAAATTGACGAGGCGTTGCCGCCGATCGTCGGTTCAGCAGAAATATGCGGGGAAATCACCGCTCAGGCGGCCGCCATCACCGGTCTGGTAGCGGGAACACCCGTCGTCGGCGGCCTGTTTGATGTGGTTTCCACCGCGCTCTGCGCGGGCCTCAACGATGAATCCGTGCTCAATGCGGTGATGGGAACCTGGGCGGTGACCAGCGGGATCACTCACGGATTACGCCAGCATGAAGCCCACCCTTACGTCTATGGCCGCTTCGTCAATGACGGCGAATACATCGTTCACGAAGCCAGCCCCACCTCTTCCGGCAATCTCGAATGGTTTACCGCCCAGTGGGGCGAGACCTCGTTTACGGAGATTAATCAGGCCGTCGCCAGCCTGCCAAAAGCCGGTAGCGAACTCTTCTTTTTACCGTTTCTCTACGGCAGCAACGCGGGGCTGGAGATGACCTGCGGTTTTTACGGCATGCAGGCAATGCACACCCGCGCGCATCTGCTACAGGCGGTGTATGAAGGCGTGATCTTCAGCCACATGACACACCTCAACCGCATGCGCGAGCGTTTCACCGCGGTGCAAACTCTGCGCGTCACCGGCGGCCCGGCGCACTCCGATGTGTGGATGCAAATGCTGGCGGACGTCAGCGGCCTGCGCGTCGAACTGCCGCAGATTGAGGAGACCGGCTGTTTTGGCGCCGCGCTTGCCGCCCGCGTCGGCACCGGCGTCTATCGCAACTTCAGTGAAGCCTTACGCACCTTGCAGCACCCCGTGCGAACCCTGCTGCCCGATATGGCCGCACACCGCCTTTATCAGCGCAAATACCGCCAATACCAGGAATTAATTACCGCATTACAGGGCTACCACGCCCGTATTAAGGAGTACGCATAA
- a CDS encoding MFS transporter, with the protein MNMTSRPTANDIPRQRWLRIIPPILIACIISYMDRVNIAFAMPGGMDAELGISATMAGLAGGIFFIGYLFLQVPGGKIAVHGSGKKFIGWSLVAWAIISVLTGLITNQYQLLVLRFLLGVAEGGMLPVVLTMISNWFPDAERGRANAIVIMFVPIAGIITAPLSGWIITVLDWRWLFIIEGLLSVVVLALWAYTVYDRPQEARWISEAEKTYLVETLAAEQQAIAGTEVKNASLGAVLSDKTMWQLIALNFFYQTGIYGYTLWLPTILKELTHSSMGQVGMLAILPYVGAIAGMFLFSSLSDRTGKRKLFVCLPLIGFALCMFLSVALKGQIWLAYAALVGCGFFLQSAAGVFWTIPARLFSAEMAGGARGVINALGNLGGFCGPYAVGVLITLYSKDAGVYCLAISLALAALMAVLLPAKCDAGAAPAKTMNPRKHAA; encoded by the coding sequence ATGAACATGACCTCTCGCCCTACAGCAAATGATATCCCGCGTCAGCGCTGGCTGAGAATTATCCCGCCGATTCTCATTGCCTGTATTATTTCTTATATGGACCGCGTTAATATCGCGTTCGCGATGCCGGGCGGTATGGATGCCGAATTAGGTATTTCCGCCACCATGGCCGGACTCGCTGGCGGTATTTTCTTTATTGGCTATTTATTTTTACAAGTTCCCGGCGGAAAAATTGCCGTTCACGGCAGCGGCAAGAAATTTATCGGCTGGTCACTGGTCGCCTGGGCCATTATTTCCGTACTGACCGGCTTAATCACCAATCAGTATCAACTGTTGGTGCTGCGCTTCTTATTGGGGGTCGCGGAAGGTGGCATGCTGCCGGTGGTGCTAACGATGATCAGCAACTGGTTCCCGGATGCGGAACGCGGTCGCGCCAACGCGATTGTCATTATGTTTGTGCCGATTGCCGGGATCATCACCGCCCCGCTATCAGGATGGATTATTACCGTACTCGACTGGCGCTGGCTGTTCATTATTGAAGGTCTGCTATCGGTGGTGGTGCTGGCGCTGTGGGCGTATACCGTCTACGACCGCCCGCAGGAAGCGCGCTGGATATCGGAAGCGGAAAAAACCTATCTGGTTGAGACGCTGGCGGCGGAGCAACAGGCCATTGCCGGCACCGAGGTCAAAAACGCCTCGCTCGGCGCGGTACTCTCAGACAAAACAATGTGGCAGCTCATCGCCCTTAACTTCTTCTATCAAACCGGGATTTACGGCTACACCCTGTGGCTGCCCACCATTCTTAAAGAGCTGACCCACAGCAGCATGGGGCAAGTCGGCATGCTCGCCATATTGCCCTACGTCGGCGCAATCGCCGGAATGTTCCTTTTCTCCTCGCTATCCGACCGTACCGGCAAGCGCAAACTATTCGTCTGCCTGCCGCTGATCGGTTTCGCGCTATGCATGTTCCTCTCCGTGGCGCTTAAAGGCCAGATCTGGCTGGCCTATGCCGCGCTGGTCGGCTGCGGATTCTTCCTGCAATCCGCCGCTGGCGTGTTTTGGACCATCCCGGCGCGCCTGTTTAGCGCCGAAATGGCTGGCGGCGCCCGTGGGGTCATCAACGCCCTTGGTAATCTCGGCGGTTTCTGCGGCCCTTACGCCGTCGGCGTGCTGATCACCCTCTACAGCAAAGATGCCGGCGTCTATTGCCTGGCTATTTCACTGGCGTTGGCAGCCCTGATGGCGGTGCTGCTGCCAGCGAAATGCGATGCTGGCGCGGCGCCCGCAAAGACCATGAATCCACGTAAACACGCAGCCTAA
- a CDS encoding DUF4862 family protein: MKTTTGYIIGAYPCAPSFHQKSEEEEKEFWRQLADTPDIRGIEQPCLEHIHPLGDEWLLRHTPDSWQFVVTAIMETMRRRSENAGFGLASSDEQQRLACVDYYRHLHRKINKINGIHAGKVSALELHAAPLAGNPDIVQATDAFARSLKEIAGWDWPCDLVLEHCDAMNGPAPRKGFLPLNNVLEVIADYEVSVCVNWARSAIEGRDIALPLAHAQQVKKAGKLGALMFSGTTLEGEYGEWQDLHAPFAPFCPQSLMTVQHAKDIFACAAGKPLQFAGIKLLEINADADVNHRVAILRDGISALHDAKQ, translated from the coding sequence ATGAAAACCACTACCGGTTATATTATCGGTGCGTATCCCTGTGCACCCTCATTTCACCAAAAGAGTGAAGAGGAAGAGAAGGAATTCTGGCGACAACTCGCCGATACCCCAGATATCCGGGGAATAGAGCAGCCATGTCTTGAGCATATTCATCCTCTGGGCGATGAATGGCTGTTACGCCATACGCCGGATAGCTGGCAATTTGTGGTTACCGCCATTATGGAAACCATGCGCCGCCGCAGTGAAAACGCAGGATTCGGCCTGGCGTCCAGCGATGAACAGCAGCGGCTGGCCTGCGTTGATTACTACCGCCATCTTCATCGCAAAATTAACAAAATCAATGGTATTCACGCAGGAAAAGTGAGCGCGCTTGAGTTACACGCCGCGCCGCTGGCGGGCAACCCAGATATCGTCCAGGCAACGGACGCTTTTGCCCGTTCATTAAAAGAAATCGCCGGCTGGGACTGGCCCTGCGATCTGGTGCTTGAGCACTGTGACGCGATGAACGGCCCGGCGCCGCGCAAGGGGTTCTTACCGCTGAATAACGTGCTGGAGGTGATTGCCGATTATGAGGTGAGCGTCTGCGTTAACTGGGCGCGTTCGGCCATTGAAGGGCGCGATATCGCGTTGCCATTGGCGCATGCGCAGCAGGTTAAAAAGGCGGGGAAACTGGGGGCGCTGATGTTTTCCGGCACCACTCTGGAAGGTGAGTACGGCGAATGGCAAGATTTACATGCGCCATTCGCCCCCTTCTGTCCGCAAAGCCTGATGACCGTGCAGCATGCCAAAGATATTTTCGCCTGTGCCGCCGGAAAACCGCTGCAATTTGCCGGTATTAAATTACTGGAAATAAATGCTGATGCCGATGTTAACCATCGCGTAGCCATATTGCGTGACGGTATCTCTGCATTACATGATGCAAAACAATAA
- a CDS encoding YhcH/YjgK/YiaL family protein, whose amino-acid sequence MILGHISQPNPCRLPAAIEKALDFLRTTDFRHQQPGVVEIDGKHIFAQIIDLTTREAAENRPEVHRRYLDIQFLASGEEKIGIAIDHGNNQVSESLLAQRDIIFYHDSEHESFIEMIPGSYAIFFPQDVHRPGCIKTTATPIRKIVVKVAISVL is encoded by the coding sequence ATGATCCTCGGCCATATTTCACAACCTAACCCCTGCCGCCTACCGGCAGCGATTGAAAAGGCTCTCGACTTTCTACGCACCACCGATTTTCGCCACCAGCAGCCTGGCGTCGTCGAAATCGACGGGAAGCATATTTTTGCGCAGATTATCGATTTAACCACCCGCGAGGCGGCAGAAAACCGCCCGGAGGTCCATCGTCGTTATTTAGATATCCAGTTTCTCGCCTCCGGTGAAGAAAAAATAGGGATCGCCATTGACCATGGGAATAACCAGGTCAGCGAATCATTATTAGCTCAGCGCGACATTATTTTTTATCACGATAGTGAACATGAATCCTTTATTGAAATGATACCGGGCAGCTATGCCATATTCTTTCCACAAGATGTGCATCGCCCTGGATGTATTAAAACCACCGCCACCCCTATTAGAAAAATCGTCGTTAAGGTAGCCATCAGCGTTTTATAA
- the yiaK gene encoding 3-dehydro-L-gulonate 2-dehydrogenase — protein sequence MKVTFAQLKEAFNRVLISRGVAADTADACAEMFARTTESGVYSHGVNRFPRFIQQLDNGDIIPQAKPQRVTSLGAIEQWDARRSIGNLTAKKMMDRAIELASDHGIGLVALRNANHWMRGGSYGWQAAEKGYIGICWTNSIAVMPPWGSKECRIGTNPLIVAIPSTPITMVDMSMSMFSYGMLEVNRLAGRTLPVDGGFDDEGHLTKEPGVIEQNRRILPMGYWKGSGLSIVLDMIATLLSNGSSVAEVTQDNSDEYGVSQIFIAIEVDKLIDGKTRDAKLQRIMDFITTAERADENVAVRLPGHEFTRLLDENRRNGITVDDSVWAKIQAL from the coding sequence ATGAAAGTAACTTTTGCGCAGCTGAAAGAGGCGTTCAATCGGGTATTAATCTCACGTGGCGTCGCGGCGGATACCGCCGATGCCTGTGCAGAAATGTTTGCCCGTACCACGGAATCCGGCGTCTATTCCCATGGCGTCAATCGGTTTCCTCGCTTTATTCAGCAGTTAGACAACGGCGATATCATTCCGCAGGCTAAACCCCAGCGCGTCACCAGCCTCGGCGCTATTGAGCAGTGGGATGCCCGGCGTTCAATAGGCAATCTGACGGCGAAAAAGATGATGGATCGCGCCATTGAATTAGCTTCCGATCACGGCATTGGCCTGGTGGCTTTACGCAATGCCAACCACTGGATGCGCGGCGGCAGCTACGGCTGGCAGGCGGCGGAAAAAGGCTACATCGGTATCTGCTGGACCAACTCCATCGCCGTGATGCCGCCATGGGGTTCCAAAGAATGTCGAATCGGCACCAACCCGCTGATCGTGGCGATCCCATCAACGCCCATCACCATGGTTGATATGTCGATGTCGATGTTCTCCTACGGCATGCTGGAAGTTAACCGTCTGGCAGGCCGCACGCTGCCGGTGGATGGCGGGTTTGACGATGAAGGTCATTTGACGAAAGAACCGGGCGTCATCGAGCAGAACCGCCGCATCCTGCCGATGGGCTACTGGAAGGGCTCCGGTTTGTCGATTGTGCTGGATATGATAGCCACCCTGCTGTCCAACGGATCCTCCGTTGCTGAAGTCACCCAGGACAACAGCGATGAGTATGGGGTATCGCAGATTTTTATCGCCATTGAGGTAGATAAGTTGATTGATGGCAAGACTCGCGATGCCAAGCTGCAGCGGATCATGGACTTTATCACCACTGCCGAACGCGCCGATGAAAACGTCGCAGTCCGCCTGCCGGGTCACGAATTCACGCGACTCCTGGACGAAAACCGCCGTAACGGGATCACCGTTGACGACAGCGTATGGGCCAAAATTCAGGCACTGTAG